The Ischnura elegans chromosome 1, ioIscEleg1.1, whole genome shotgun sequence genome contains a region encoding:
- the LOC124165421 gene encoding otoferlin-like, translating into MPCKDFELLHHPQVHSSSSLFCAKRALGSITMDVATVYAQQDHQFFQEWAVLLSHEDVFSINKGYIKCTVAILGQWDILKTPSVEGDAIEESKTNILNESQVARYVCRVYKAQGNLELHDPSKLTCSCCGQKSTTKHKELNSKVYVELKFGNLTGSTSLKHDVRGLVEWNEQVAFVGRFPPLFQKIVIRLKDEHSTKSCHYIAEHALKMNAVSSDKKEGFSPSFGPAYIHMYAQEGNGYRMYIVKLLFSLETVLRPSSQRIEVTKKSLIEIGPVMQPEKSQEEDLENMLVFCNAFHLVHLSKKLDPCKIQIELNFGVQTASTADDTTAKMKKKICKEKARHSDLCSRINGPTKPCLWVNSSQSKNIMYRVHQHNIMARIAHFVEEKILLISDELERKDNMEARKLLEELLHQLIQKCKRGFTLLGAKPSIDGTRTTLDWERLRILRREMEFITCAATELKTKPDENSVSDAKRALEVFIQKIYQLMEEPQAPYPEILLSLTSNEKRLSQVRIRIEEIMHSQELETKGEYCGVKRIIFFKEMQHKGESRSTSDYPILMAAEFLLWAGLSWESSKIYLEGLPGGFDDDEGGKNSEIENSASPAKELRYHEKKTYQLRAHIFQGRLVPGADTTGLCDPYIKLHICNNTLQTQASKFLRYKKLLYFAQTI; encoded by the exons ATGCCATGCAAAGACTTTGAATTATTGCATCATCCACAGGTTCATTCATCATCTTCCTTATTTTGTGCAAAAAGAGCATTGGGCTCAATTACAATGGATGTTGCCACAGTTTATGCTCAACAAG ATCATCAATTTTTTCAAGAGTGGGCAGTATTACTGAGCCATGAGGATGTGTTTTCTATCAACAAAGGATATATAAAATGCACTGTAGCTATTTTAGGGCAATGGGACATCTTGAAAACTCCTTCAGTAGAAGGCGACGCGATAGAAGAAAGTAAAAC GAATATTCTCAACGAAAGTCAAGTAGCAAGATACGTTTGCCGCGTTTATAAAGCGCAGGGTAATTTAGAATTGCATGATCCTAGTAAGTTAACATGCTCATGCTGTGGTCAGAAGAGTACAACGAAACATAAAGAACTGAATTCAAAAGTATATGTGGAACTGAAGTTCGGTAATCTCACT GGGTCTACCAGCTTAAAACATGACGTTCGGGGATTAGTTGAATGGAATGAGCAAGTCGCTTTCGTGGGCAGGTTCCCACCCCTTTTCCAGAAAATTGTAATTCGGCTAAAAGACGAGCATTCCACTAAAAGCTGTCATTATATCGCAGAGCATGCTCTGAAAATGAATGCAGTTTCAAGTGATAAGAAAGAAg gCTTCTCTCCGAGTTTTGGTCCAGCATACATTCATATGTACGCACAAGAAGGTAACGGATACAGAATGTACATCGTCAAATTACTTTTCTCACTGGAGACTGTTTTGCGCCCATCTTCCCAGCGTATTGAAGTCACGAAGAAAAGTCTCATCGAAATTGGTCCTGTAATGCAGCCAGAGAAG AGCCAAGAAGAAGACCTTGAAAATATGCTAGTGTTTTGCAACGCTTTCCATTTGGTGCATCTGAGTAAGAAATTGGATCCTTGCAAAATACAAATAGAGCTCAACTTCGGTGTACAGACTGCTTCCACTGCCGACG ATACCACtgccaaaatgaagaaaaaaatatgcaaggaaAAGGCAAGACACTCTGATTTATGCTCCCGCATTAATGGGCCAACTAAACCTTGCCTCTGGGTCAATTCCTCACAGTCCAAGAATATTATGTATCGAGTCCATCAACACAACATCATGGCAAGGATAGCTCATTTCGTG gaagaaaaaatattacttatatccGATGAGCTTGAGAGAAAAGATAACATGGAAGCCAGAAAATTACTAGAGGAGCTACTCCACCAACTAATACAGAAATGTAAAAGGGGTTTCACTTTATTGGGAGCGAAACCGTCAATAGATGGAACTAGAACCACCTTAGATTGGGAAAGACTACGCATTCTAAGAAGAGAAATG gAATTTATTACTTGTGCTGCAACGGAACTGAAAACGAAACCAGATGAAAACTCTGTATCAGATGCCAAGCGGGCATTGGAAGTTTTTATACAAAAGATTTATCAACTGATGGAAGAG CCTCAAGCACCATACCCAGAAATATTACTTTCGCTGACATCCAATGAAAAAAGGCTATCCCAAGTTAGGATTAGGATCGAGGAAATTATGCATTCCCAAGAGCTTGAGACAAAGGGTGAATATTGTGGAGTGAAGAGGATCATATTTTTCAAG GAAATGCAACACAAAGGGGAATCTAGATCCACAAGTGATTATCCGATATTGATGGCGGCAGAATTCTTGTTATGGGCAGGATTATCTTGGGAGAGCTCGAAGATATATCTTGAAGGTCTTCCCGGTGGCTTTGATGACGACGAAGGAGGGAAAAACTCGGAAATTGAAAATTCCGCTAGCCCGGCTAAAGAGCTCCGTTATCATGAAAagaag ACGTATCAACTGAGAGCACATATATTCCAAGGACGGCTCGTTCCTGGTGCGGATACAACGGGACTTTGCGATCCGTATATCAAGTTACACATTTGCAACAACACTCTACAAACCCAGGCGAGTAAATTTCTCCGatataaaaaactattatattttgcGCAAACTATCTAA